A stretch of the Enoplosus armatus isolate fEnoArm2 chromosome 13, fEnoArm2.hap1, whole genome shotgun sequence genome encodes the following:
- the LOC139295782 gene encoding histone H2A-like produces MSGRGKTGGKARAKAKTRSSRAGLQFPVGRVHRLLRKGNYAERVGAGAPVYLAAVLEYLTAEILELAGNAARDNKKTRIIPRHLQLAVRNDEELNKLLGGVTIAQGGVLPNIQAVLLPKKTEKPAKK; encoded by the coding sequence AAAACCGGAGGAAAAGCCAGAGCCAAGGCCAAGACCCGCTCCTCCCGGGCCGGGCTTCAGTTCCCAGTCGGCCGTGTTCACAGACTGCTGCGCAAAGGCAACTATGCGGAGCGTGTCGGTGCCGGAGCCCCCGTCTATCTGGCGGCGGTGCTGGAGTACCTGACCGCTGAGATCCTGGAGTTGGCCGGGAACGCTGCCCGCGACAACAAGAAGACCAGGATCATCCCCCGTCACCTGCAGCTGGCCGTCCGCAACGACGAGGAGCTCAACAAGCTGCTGGGCGGAGTCACCATCGCTCAGGGCGGCGTGCTGCCCAACATCCAGGCGGTCCTGCTGCCCAAGAAGACCGAGAAGCCCGCCAAGAAGTAA